A genomic stretch from Narcine bancroftii isolate sNarBan1 chromosome 9, sNarBan1.hap1, whole genome shotgun sequence includes:
- the LOC138742928 gene encoding forkhead box protein I1-ema-like, with protein MSSFNLQTQSPPRCSPQFPSIGQEPPEMNIFCENFFHQQNAQRPTNYDMEDYSSSANPYLWLNGPSMNSSSYLSGSNASPFIPQSYGMPRQFLPNSTGLGGSDLGWLSIPNQEELLKLVRPPYSYSALIAMAIHGAPDKRLTLSQIYQYVADNFPFYNKSKAGWQNSIRHNLSLNDCFKKVPRDEDDPGKGNYWTLDPNCEKMFDNGNFRRKRKRKSDPNSSTGNIGTEKSDDNSQKPPQSPGLMDNSSTRTGHSPQKKSPAPISTPCLSNFISSMSTYNNPAGGRQSSLGLVNDTSQNMMGFSSYSPSGNILSQSGSEWSDPGPSNRYGYSSVLNQFNNHFYNSINANSLLFSREGTEV; from the exons ATGAGTTCCTTCAATCTGCAGACACAGTCACCCCCTCGCTGTAGCCCTCAATTCCCCAGCATCGGTCAAGAACCTCCGGAGATGAACATCTTCTGCGAGAACTTCTTCCACCAACAGAATGCACAGAGACCAACTAACTATGACATGGAGGACTACAGCTCAAGCGCCAACCCCTACCTCTGGTTGAACGGACCATCCATGAACTCCTCATCATATCTGTCGGGATCGAATGCCAGCCCTTTCATCCCTCAGTCCTACGGGATGCCAAGACAGTTCCTACCCAACAGCACAGGCTTGGGAGGATCGGACCTTGGGTGGCTCTCCATTCCCAACCAGGAAGAACTTCTGAAGCTCGTGAGGCCACCTTACTCCTACTCAGCTCTGATTGCAATGGCAATCCATGGGGCACCGGATAAGAGACTGACCCTGAGTCAAATCTATCAGTATGTGGCGGACAACTTCCCCTTCTACAACAAGAGTAAAGCTGGGTGGCAGAACTCCATCAGACACAACCTGTCCCTCAATGACTGTTTCAAGAAAGTCCCTAGAGATGAGGATGATCCAG GTAAAGGAAATTACTGGACGTTGGATCCTAACTGTGAAAAAATGTTTGACAATGGAAACTTTCGGCGCAAGAGGAAAAGGAAGTCAGATCCCAATTCCAGCACGGGTAATATTGGCACTGAAAAGTCTGATGACAACAGCCAAAAGCCACCCCAAAGCCCAGGGCTCATGGACAACAGCTCCACTAGGACAGGACACTCTCCTCAAAAGAAATCTCCAGCCCCAATCTCCACTCCCTGCCTGAGTAACTTTATATCCAGTATGTCCACCTATAACAATCCTGCAGGCGGGAGACAATCTTCTCTTGGATTGGTCAATGACACTTCCCAGAATATGATGGGTTTCAGCTCGTACTCACCTTCCGGTAACATCCTGAGTCAGTCTGGGTCAGAGTGGTCTGATCCAGGGCCATCAAATCGTTACGGCTATTCGTCAGTGCTAAACCAATTCAATAACCATTTCTACAACAGCATCAATGCAAACAGTTTGCTGTTCTCCAGAGAAGGGACAGAGGTATGA